Proteins co-encoded in one Pseudarthrobacter chlorophenolicus A6 genomic window:
- a CDS encoding GcvT family protein, giving the protein MTASPRVVIIGAGIVGTNLADELSSRGWNNITVVEQGPLELAGGSTSHAPGLVFQNNGSKTMTEFATYTVNKLLSLTKDGQSCFNQVGGLELATTPERLADLKRKMGVMTSWGVESRIIDADECEKIYPLLNTGKLTGGREVLGGLLIPTDGLALAARAVQLLIERTRERGVNYLGYTTVTGIAREGGKVTGVETSTGVVPADIVVSCAGFWGRELGKMVGLEVPLLPLAHQYVVTTPLPELEGVNELPKGASKPILRYQDKDLYYREWGDSIGIGSYAHRPMPVDMSALPEVPADEMSDHRMPSRLDFTLEDFLPAWEDTRDLLPALRNADIQDGFNGIFSFTPDGGPLIGEHPDLTGFFVAEAVWVTHSSGVAKAVAELLVEGRSRTDLHGTELTRFEKVQTSDSYVSETSQQNFVEIYDVLHPLQPRKSPRDLRVSPFNVRQKELGAFFLESAGWERPHWFEANRPLLEELPEEWRAPEREEWANMFHSPISAAEAWKTRTAVGLYDMTPLKRLQVVGPGAEALLHRLSTGNITKKPGAVTYCLLLEHDGGIRSDVTVARLEQEKFQLGVNSNVDFDYLRVEARKQSEADPAQWAHVTDITGSTCCIGLWGPLAREVIGKLSSDDLSNDGLRYFRTKEISVGGIPVSAWRLSYVGELGWELYTTAEYGLKLWDLLFEAGQEFGIVAGGRGAFNSMRLEKGYRLWGTDMTSEHHPYESGLGFSIAKDKTGFVGAESLAERKEQPATRVLRCLTVDYGTSVVLGKEPVYVGGEAVGYVTSAAYGFTVHKPIAYAWLPASVGIGDAVEIEYFGKRVAATVSAEPLVDPGMERIRG; this is encoded by the coding sequence ATGACCGCATCGCCCCGCGTCGTCATCATCGGAGCCGGCATTGTCGGCACGAACCTCGCCGACGAACTCTCCAGCCGCGGCTGGAACAACATCACCGTCGTCGAACAGGGACCGCTCGAGCTGGCCGGCGGTTCCACGTCCCACGCCCCGGGCCTGGTCTTCCAGAACAACGGGTCGAAGACGATGACGGAATTCGCCACCTACACCGTCAACAAGCTGCTCTCCCTGACCAAGGACGGGCAGTCCTGCTTCAACCAGGTAGGCGGCCTGGAGCTGGCCACCACCCCGGAGCGGCTGGCGGACCTCAAGCGCAAGATGGGCGTGATGACCTCCTGGGGCGTGGAGAGCCGGATCATCGACGCCGACGAATGCGAGAAGATCTACCCGCTGCTGAACACCGGCAAGCTCACCGGCGGCCGCGAGGTCCTGGGTGGCCTCCTCATCCCCACCGACGGCCTCGCCCTGGCCGCCCGCGCCGTGCAGCTGCTGATCGAGCGCACCCGGGAACGCGGCGTCAACTACCTTGGCTACACCACCGTCACCGGCATCGCCCGGGAGGGCGGCAAGGTCACCGGCGTCGAGACCTCCACCGGCGTGGTTCCCGCGGACATCGTAGTGTCCTGCGCAGGCTTCTGGGGCCGTGAGCTCGGCAAGATGGTGGGCCTCGAGGTGCCCCTGCTGCCGCTGGCCCACCAGTACGTCGTCACCACGCCGCTGCCCGAACTTGAGGGCGTCAACGAGCTTCCCAAGGGCGCCAGCAAGCCCATCCTGCGTTACCAGGACAAGGACCTGTACTACCGCGAGTGGGGCGACAGCATTGGCATCGGCAGCTACGCCCACCGCCCGATGCCGGTGGACATGTCCGCCCTGCCTGAAGTGCCGGCTGACGAGATGTCCGACCACCGCATGCCCTCCCGCCTGGATTTCACCCTCGAAGACTTCCTGCCGGCCTGGGAAGACACCCGGGACCTGCTGCCGGCACTGCGCAACGCAGACATCCAGGACGGCTTCAACGGCATCTTCTCCTTCACGCCGGACGGCGGCCCGCTGATCGGCGAGCACCCGGACCTGACCGGCTTCTTCGTTGCCGAAGCGGTGTGGGTGACGCACTCCTCCGGCGTAGCCAAGGCTGTCGCCGAGCTGCTCGTGGAGGGCCGCTCCCGCACCGACCTGCACGGCACGGAGCTCACCCGGTTTGAGAAGGTGCAGACCTCGGACTCCTACGTCAGCGAAACCTCGCAGCAGAACTTCGTGGAAATCTACGACGTCCTCCACCCGCTGCAGCCCCGCAAGTCACCGCGGGACCTGCGGGTCAGCCCGTTCAACGTCCGGCAGAAGGAGCTCGGGGCGTTCTTCCTGGAGTCCGCCGGATGGGAACGCCCCCACTGGTTTGAGGCCAACCGCCCGCTCCTGGAGGAGCTGCCCGAAGAATGGCGCGCACCCGAGCGCGAGGAGTGGGCGAACATGTTCCACTCCCCCATTTCCGCCGCCGAAGCGTGGAAGACGCGCACCGCCGTCGGGCTTTACGACATGACGCCGCTCAAGCGGCTCCAGGTCGTTGGCCCCGGTGCCGAAGCGCTGCTGCACCGCCTCAGCACCGGAAACATCACCAAGAAGCCCGGCGCCGTCACCTACTGCCTCCTGCTGGAGCACGACGGCGGCATCCGCAGTGACGTGACGGTGGCGCGCCTGGAGCAGGAGAAGTTCCAGCTTGGCGTCAACAGCAACGTGGACTTCGACTACCTGCGCGTCGAGGCCCGCAAGCAGTCTGAGGCCGACCCGGCACAGTGGGCACATGTCACCGACATCACCGGCAGCACCTGCTGCATCGGCCTGTGGGGCCCGCTGGCGCGCGAAGTGATCGGCAAGCTCAGCAGCGATGACCTGAGCAACGACGGCCTGAGGTACTTCCGCACCAAGGAAATTTCAGTGGGCGGCATTCCCGTAAGCGCCTGGCGGCTGTCCTACGTGGGTGAACTCGGCTGGGAGCTCTACACCACCGCCGAATACGGCCTGAAGCTGTGGGACCTGCTGTTCGAGGCAGGCCAGGAGTTCGGCATCGTCGCCGGCGGACGCGGCGCGTTCAACAGCATGCGGCTGGAGAAGGGCTACCGGCTGTGGGGTACCGACATGACCTCCGAACACCACCCCTACGAGTCCGGCCTGGGCTTCTCCATTGCCAAGGACAAGACCGGCTTTGTTGGTGCGGAGTCCCTCGCTGAGCGCAAGGAGCAGCCCGCCACCCGCGTACTGCGCTGCCTGACGGTCGACTACGGCACCTCAGTAGTGCTCGGCAAGGAACCTGTCTACGTGGGCGGGGAAGCCGTTGGTTACGTCACCAGCGCGGCCTACGGCTTCACCGTGCACAAGCCCATCGCCTACGCCTGGCTACCCGCTTCAGTCGGGATCGGCGACGCCGTGGAGATCGAGTACTTCGGAAAGCGCGTGGCGGCCACCGTCTCCGCCGAGCCCCTGGTGGACCCGGGCATGGAGCGCATCCGCGGCTGA
- a CDS encoding FdhF/YdeP family oxidoreductase has product MKFGKQPAPVADINEDLLEVHKPKTEAAGVKAVMVALERAVAQAGVTRTAQSLLRLNQRGGFDCPGCAWPESDKKRKAAEFCENGAKAVAEENTLRTVGAEFWAKHSIAELSEKTEYWLGNQGRLSEPMVIREGETHYSPISWNDAFELIGEHIRATTPDRSVFYTSGRTANETAFLYQLFARALGTNNLPDCSNMCHESSGSALNPTIGIGKGTVSLDDIHDSELIFVVGQNPGTNHPRMLSALKECKDKGGKVVAVNPLPEAGLFNFKDPQTVSGVVGGGTPLADEYLQIKVGGDLALFQALGHLLLEAEEKNPGTVVDHSFIAAQTDGFDAYRDARRTLDWDETEKATGLDRAQIEKVAGMLLASKASIFCWALGVTQQPHSVDTIKEMVNVLLLQGNFGKPGAGACPVRGHSNVQGDRTMGIWEKPKEWLLAALDAEFGITSPRHHGHDAVESMEAFDRDEVDVFVSMGGNFSLACSDTEALEAGMQRIGLTVHISTKPNRSHIVHGRTSLILPTLGRTDKDDKHPKGAQFLSVEDSMSVVHSTQGRLTPVSEHLLAEPVIVARMAEATFGPDHSVDWRGMAEDYDVIRDHISRVLPGFEDFNARVRTKNGFVLPNPPRDTRSFATDIGRGRFTVSPLEYLTPPPGHLVLQTIRSHDQYNTTYYGLDDRYRGISGGRRVILIHPEDLAESGFQDRELVDVVSTFQGVDRRADKFRLVAYPTAKGCAAAYFPEANALVHKENVARESNTPGFKAMFVRFEPHTDGDATAEESASLQASGV; this is encoded by the coding sequence ATGAAGTTCGGTAAGCAGCCCGCCCCGGTGGCGGACATCAACGAGGACCTGCTTGAGGTCCACAAGCCCAAGACCGAGGCCGCGGGCGTCAAGGCCGTCATGGTCGCGCTGGAGCGGGCCGTGGCGCAGGCGGGCGTGACCCGTACGGCGCAGTCCCTGCTGCGGCTGAACCAGCGCGGAGGCTTCGACTGCCCGGGCTGTGCGTGGCCTGAATCGGACAAGAAGCGCAAGGCTGCCGAGTTCTGCGAAAACGGCGCCAAGGCCGTGGCCGAGGAGAACACCCTCCGCACGGTGGGTGCCGAGTTCTGGGCCAAGCACTCCATTGCTGAACTTTCGGAGAAGACCGAATACTGGCTGGGGAACCAGGGCCGGCTCAGCGAACCCATGGTGATCCGGGAAGGCGAAACGCACTATTCGCCCATCTCCTGGAATGACGCTTTCGAGCTGATCGGCGAGCATATCCGTGCCACCACACCGGACCGCTCCGTGTTCTACACCTCCGGCCGCACCGCCAACGAGACAGCATTCCTGTACCAGCTGTTCGCGCGGGCACTGGGCACCAACAACCTTCCGGACTGCTCCAACATGTGCCACGAGTCCTCCGGCTCCGCGCTGAACCCGACCATCGGCATCGGCAAGGGCACTGTGTCCCTGGACGACATCCACGACTCCGAACTCATCTTCGTGGTGGGCCAGAACCCGGGCACCAACCACCCGCGCATGCTCTCGGCACTCAAGGAGTGCAAGGACAAGGGCGGCAAGGTGGTGGCCGTGAACCCGCTGCCCGAGGCCGGCCTGTTCAACTTCAAGGACCCCCAGACGGTGTCCGGCGTGGTGGGCGGCGGCACGCCGCTGGCCGATGAGTACCTGCAGATCAAGGTGGGTGGGGACCTGGCACTGTTCCAGGCGCTGGGCCACCTGCTGCTGGAGGCCGAGGAGAAGAACCCGGGAACCGTCGTCGACCATTCCTTCATCGCCGCGCAGACCGATGGCTTCGACGCCTACCGCGACGCCCGCCGCACCCTGGACTGGGACGAGACGGAGAAGGCCACCGGCCTGGACCGCGCGCAGATCGAGAAGGTGGCAGGGATGCTGCTGGCCTCCAAGGCCTCCATCTTCTGCTGGGCGCTGGGCGTGACCCAGCAGCCGCACTCCGTGGACACCATCAAGGAAATGGTCAACGTCCTGCTGCTGCAGGGCAACTTCGGCAAGCCGGGCGCGGGTGCGTGCCCCGTCCGCGGGCACTCCAACGTCCAGGGCGACCGGACCATGGGCATCTGGGAAAAGCCCAAGGAATGGCTGCTCGCGGCCCTCGATGCCGAGTTCGGGATTACGTCACCGCGGCACCACGGCCACGACGCCGTGGAGTCCATGGAAGCCTTCGACCGCGACGAAGTGGACGTCTTCGTCTCCATGGGCGGCAACTTCTCGCTCGCCTGCTCGGACACCGAGGCGCTGGAAGCCGGTATGCAGCGCATCGGCCTGACGGTGCACATTTCCACCAAGCCCAACCGCTCGCATATCGTGCACGGCCGCACGTCGCTGATCCTGCCCACGCTGGGCAGGACGGACAAGGACGACAAGCACCCCAAGGGTGCGCAGTTCCTCTCCGTGGAGGACTCCATGTCCGTGGTCCACTCCACCCAGGGCCGCCTCACGCCGGTATCCGAGCACCTGCTCGCGGAACCGGTGATCGTGGCGCGGATGGCCGAGGCCACGTTTGGCCCGGACCACTCCGTTGACTGGCGCGGCATGGCCGAGGACTACGACGTGATCCGCGACCACATCTCCCGCGTCCTGCCCGGCTTCGAGGACTTCAACGCCAGGGTCCGCACCAAGAACGGTTTCGTGCTGCCCAACCCGCCGCGCGACACCCGTTCCTTCGCCACGGACATCGGCCGCGGCCGGTTCACTGTGAGCCCGCTGGAGTACCTGACGCCGCCCCCGGGCCACCTGGTGCTGCAGACCATCCGCAGCCACGACCAGTACAACACCACGTACTACGGCCTGGACGATCGCTACCGCGGCATCTCCGGCGGCCGCCGCGTCATCCTGATCCACCCGGAGGACCTTGCCGAATCGGGCTTCCAGGACCGGGAACTCGTGGACGTGGTGAGCACCTTCCAGGGTGTCGACCGCCGTGCGGACAAGTTCCGCCTGGTGGCCTACCCCACCGCCAAGGGCTGCGCTGCCGCGTACTTCCCCGAAGCCAACGCCTTGGTCCACAAGGAAAACGTGGCCCGTGAATCCAACACCCCCGGCTTCAAGGCCATGTTCGTGCGCTTCGAACCTCACACGGATGGGGACGCAACAGCCGAAGAGTCCGCGTCGCTGCAGGCGAGCGGCGTCTAA
- a CDS encoding MBL fold metallo-hydrolase — MGVTIENLVTSGTFSLDGGTWDVDNNVWIVGNDAECVIIDSPHDAAAIINQVKGRTVKAILLTHAHNDHIGAAREVAEAVGAPIILNREDLVLWEQEYPDAKPDQYHEDGDEFEVGGAVLKAIHTPGHSPGSTCFYLESEGTVFTGDTLFNGGPGATGRSYSDYPTILTSIRERLLTLPAETVVRTGHGDNTTIAAEQETLAKIAE, encoded by the coding sequence ATGGGCGTCACCATAGAGAACCTGGTCACCTCGGGCACATTTTCGCTCGACGGCGGCACCTGGGATGTGGACAACAACGTCTGGATCGTGGGCAACGACGCGGAATGCGTGATCATCGATTCCCCACACGACGCCGCAGCGATCATCAACCAGGTCAAGGGCCGCACGGTCAAGGCCATCCTGCTCACCCACGCCCACAACGACCACATCGGCGCTGCCCGTGAAGTGGCCGAAGCTGTTGGCGCACCGATCATCCTGAACCGGGAAGACCTGGTCCTCTGGGAACAGGAATACCCGGACGCCAAGCCCGACCAGTACCACGAGGATGGCGACGAGTTCGAAGTGGGCGGCGCCGTGCTGAAGGCCATCCACACGCCGGGCCACTCGCCGGGATCCACCTGCTTCTACCTGGAAAGCGAAGGCACGGTGTTCACGGGGGACACCCTGTTCAACGGGGGGCCGGGTGCCACTGGCCGCTCGTACAGCGACTACCCCACCATCCTTACCTCCATCCGCGAACGGCTGCTGACCCTGCCGGCCGAAACGGTGGTCCGCACCGGCCATGGTGACAACACCACCATCGCCGCCGAACAGGAAACCCTGGCCAAGATCGCGGAGTAG
- a CDS encoding S-(hydroxymethyl)mycothiol dehydrogenase translates to MVHKVQAVIAREKNAPVSLETILVPDPGPGEALVDILTCGVCHTDLHYKQGGIGDDFPYLLGHEATGVVSAVGEGVTEVAPGDRVILNWRAVCGQCRACAKGQPQYCFNTANATQKMTLEDGTELSPALGIGAFAEKTLVAAGQCTKVDPEADAAAVGLLGCGVMAGIGAAINTGEVKRGESVAVIGCGGVGIAAIAGAKLAGATTIIAVDIDSNKIEMAKKLGATHGVNSKEEDAVEAIQALTGGNGADVVIDAVGRPETYKQAFYARDLAGRVVLVGVPTPEMTLELPLLDVFGRGGSLKSSWYGDCLPSRDFPMLVSHYKQGNLDLDAFVSERITIDQVEEAFGKMHEGKVLRSVVELPVAAS, encoded by the coding sequence ATGGTTCACAAAGTTCAAGCTGTCATTGCCCGTGAGAAGAACGCCCCGGTGTCGCTGGAGACCATCCTGGTCCCGGACCCGGGCCCGGGCGAGGCCCTGGTGGACATCCTCACCTGCGGCGTTTGCCACACCGACCTGCACTACAAGCAGGGCGGCATTGGTGATGACTTCCCCTACCTGCTGGGCCACGAGGCTACCGGCGTGGTCAGCGCCGTCGGCGAAGGAGTTACTGAGGTAGCCCCGGGCGACCGGGTGATCCTGAACTGGCGTGCGGTGTGCGGGCAGTGCCGTGCCTGTGCCAAGGGCCAGCCGCAGTACTGCTTCAACACTGCCAACGCCACCCAGAAGATGACCCTTGAGGACGGTACCGAGCTGTCTCCCGCGCTGGGCATCGGAGCGTTCGCTGAAAAGACCCTCGTTGCCGCCGGGCAGTGCACCAAGGTGGATCCCGAGGCTGATGCTGCCGCCGTCGGCCTGCTGGGCTGCGGCGTGATGGCCGGCATCGGTGCTGCCATCAACACCGGTGAGGTCAAGCGCGGAGAATCCGTGGCCGTCATCGGCTGCGGCGGCGTAGGCATCGCGGCGATCGCCGGTGCCAAGCTCGCCGGCGCCACCACCATCATCGCCGTGGACATCGACAGCAACAAGATCGAAATGGCCAAGAAGCTCGGTGCAACCCATGGCGTGAACTCCAAGGAAGAGGACGCCGTGGAAGCCATCCAGGCCCTAACGGGAGGCAACGGAGCGGACGTGGTGATTGACGCCGTCGGCCGTCCCGAAACGTACAAGCAGGCCTTCTATGCCCGCGATCTTGCCGGCCGCGTGGTCCTGGTGGGCGTTCCGACGCCGGAGATGACGCTGGAACTGCCGCTGCTGGACGTCTTTGGCCGCGGCGGGTCCCTGAAGTCCTCCTGGTACGGCGACTGCCTGCCCTCCCGCGACTTCCCCATGCTGGTGTCCCACTACAAGCAGGGCAACCTGGACCTTGACGCGTTCGTTTCCGAGCGGATCACCATCGACCAGGTGGAGGAGGCCTTCGGCAAGATGCACGAGGGCAAGGTCCTGCGGTCCGTCGTCGAACTCCCCGTGGCGGCTTCCTGA
- the purF gene encoding amidophosphoribosyltransferase: protein MARGDGKLSHDLLPGEKGPQDACGVFGVWAPGEEVAKLTYYGLYALQHRGQESAGIATSDGKRINVYKDMGLVSQVFDETTLNTLTGHLAVGHCRYSTTGASHWANAQPTLGATSTGTVALAHNGNLTNTAELNAMITERNGGQLTGEMKQGNTSDTALVTALLEGEPGKTLEETATELLPKIKGGFCFVFMDEGTLYAARDTYGIRPLVLGRLERGWVVASEQSALATVGASFIREIEPGEFIAIDEEGVRSKKFAEPTPAGCVFEYVYLARPDAAIAGRSVYESRVEMGRQLARENTHEADIVIPVPESGTPAAVGYAEESGIPFAHGFVKNSYVGRTFIQPSQTLRQLGIRLKLNALESVIRGKRVVVVDDSIVRGNTQRAIVRMLREAGAASVHVKISSPPVQWPCFYGIDFASRAELIANGATIEEISQAIGADSLAYISEDGMIEATRQPRERLCTACFTGKYPIELPGADKLGKNLLERTDLGGLAPSPSALPGETAALAVDSDEDPAEKAGATGCDPGPDSEFENLLTDADMVPDVHAAAGTDKKESV, encoded by the coding sequence GTGGCACGCGGCGATGGAAAACTTTCCCATGATCTTCTTCCCGGCGAAAAAGGCCCGCAGGACGCCTGTGGCGTCTTCGGCGTCTGGGCTCCCGGTGAAGAAGTAGCAAAACTAACCTATTACGGGCTGTACGCACTGCAGCACCGTGGCCAGGAGTCGGCTGGTATCGCTACCAGTGACGGCAAACGGATCAATGTCTACAAGGACATGGGGCTGGTGTCCCAGGTCTTCGACGAGACAACCCTCAACACCCTCACCGGGCACCTGGCCGTGGGGCATTGCCGTTATTCCACCACCGGCGCCAGCCACTGGGCCAACGCCCAGCCCACCCTCGGCGCCACCTCCACCGGCACCGTGGCCCTGGCGCACAACGGCAACCTGACCAACACCGCCGAGCTCAACGCCATGATCACCGAACGCAACGGCGGCCAGCTCACCGGCGAAATGAAGCAGGGCAACACCTCGGATACCGCGCTGGTCACGGCACTCCTTGAAGGCGAGCCCGGCAAGACCCTTGAGGAAACCGCCACCGAACTCCTGCCCAAGATCAAGGGCGGCTTCTGCTTCGTCTTCATGGACGAAGGCACCCTCTACGCGGCCCGCGACACCTACGGCATCCGCCCGCTGGTCCTGGGCCGGCTGGAACGCGGCTGGGTAGTCGCGTCCGAGCAGTCCGCCCTGGCCACCGTCGGTGCCAGCTTCATCCGCGAGATCGAGCCCGGCGAATTCATCGCCATCGACGAAGAAGGCGTGCGGTCCAAGAAGTTCGCCGAGCCCACCCCGGCCGGCTGCGTTTTCGAGTACGTGTACCTTGCCCGCCCGGACGCCGCCATTGCCGGCCGTTCGGTCTACGAATCCCGTGTGGAAATGGGCCGCCAGCTGGCCCGCGAAAACACCCACGAAGCGGACATTGTCATCCCCGTCCCGGAGTCCGGCACCCCCGCTGCCGTGGGGTACGCCGAGGAATCCGGCATTCCGTTCGCACACGGCTTCGTCAAGAACTCCTACGTGGGCCGCACCTTCATCCAGCCGTCACAGACCCTGCGCCAGCTGGGCATCCGGCTCAAGCTCAACGCCCTGGAATCCGTGATCCGCGGCAAGCGCGTGGTGGTGGTGGATGACTCGATCGTCCGCGGCAACACCCAGCGCGCGATCGTCCGGATGCTCCGCGAAGCCGGCGCCGCCTCCGTGCACGTGAAGATCTCTTCCCCGCCCGTGCAGTGGCCGTGCTTCTACGGCATCGACTTCGCGTCCCGGGCCGAGCTGATCGCCAACGGCGCCACCATCGAGGAAATCTCCCAGGCGATCGGCGCCGACTCGCTGGCCTACATCTCCGAAGACGGCATGATCGAGGCCACCCGCCAGCCGCGGGAACGCCTCTGCACCGCCTGCTTCACCGGCAAATACCCGATCGAGCTCCCGGGCGCCGACAAGCTGGGAAAGAACCTCCTGGAACGCACCGACCTTGGCGGCCTGGCACCGTCGCCGTCGGCCCTCCCGGGCGAAACCGCAGCCCTCGCCGTTGACTCGGACGAGGACCCTGCCGAAAAGGCCGGCGCTACCGGTTGCGATCCCGGCCCGGACTCCGAGTTTGAAAACCTGCTGACCGACGCCGACATGGTTCCAGACGTACACGCCGCCGCAGGCACTGACAAGAAAGAGTCCGTATGA
- the purM gene encoding phosphoribosylformylglycinamidine cyclo-ligase: MTSANTAAGSASGKAGITYASAGVDVEAGDRAVELMKGAIKATHNPSVIGGVGGFAGLYDVSKLLTYKKPLLATSTDGVGTKVAIAQAMDIHDTIGFDLVGMVVDDIVVVGAEPLFMTDYIACGKVVPERIAGIVRGIAAACSVAGTALVGGETAEHPGLLGEHEYDVAGAATGVVEEDALLGPDRVRAGDVVIGMASSGLHSNGYSLVRRVINHAGWALDRQVSELGRTLGEELLEPTRVYAADCLDLARTFPVTGSAAVHGFSHVTGGGLAANLARVLPQGLVATVDRATWELPAIFKLVSELGNVPLADLERTLNLGVGMVAIVSPEAADAAVARLNERGLPSWVMGTVAADSDAILKSGPDYVQGAKGVDGGAVRMVNAYA, from the coding sequence ATGACTTCCGCAAACACTGCCGCCGGTTCCGCATCAGGGAAGGCCGGCATCACGTACGCCTCCGCGGGCGTCGATGTCGAAGCCGGCGACCGCGCCGTCGAGCTCATGAAGGGCGCCATCAAGGCGACCCACAACCCGTCGGTAATCGGCGGGGTGGGCGGCTTCGCCGGCCTCTATGACGTCTCGAAGCTGCTGACCTACAAGAAGCCGCTGCTGGCCACCTCCACGGACGGTGTGGGAACGAAGGTTGCCATCGCCCAGGCCATGGACATCCACGACACCATCGGCTTCGACCTCGTCGGCATGGTGGTTGACGACATCGTCGTCGTAGGCGCCGAGCCGCTCTTCATGACCGACTACATCGCCTGCGGCAAGGTGGTTCCCGAGCGCATCGCCGGCATTGTGCGCGGCATCGCTGCCGCCTGTTCCGTGGCCGGCACCGCCCTGGTGGGCGGCGAAACCGCAGAACACCCCGGGCTGCTGGGCGAGCACGAGTACGACGTTGCCGGCGCAGCCACGGGCGTCGTTGAAGAAGATGCCCTCCTCGGACCGGACCGAGTCCGCGCGGGCGACGTCGTGATCGGCATGGCCTCCTCCGGCCTGCACTCCAACGGCTACTCGCTGGTCCGCCGCGTAATCAACCACGCCGGCTGGGCCCTGGACCGCCAGGTCTCCGAGCTGGGCCGCACCCTGGGTGAGGAACTGCTTGAGCCCACCCGCGTCTACGCCGCCGACTGCCTGGACCTGGCCCGCACTTTCCCCGTCACCGGTTCTGCAGCGGTCCACGGCTTCAGCCACGTGACCGGTGGCGGACTCGCCGCCAACCTTGCCCGGGTCCTGCCGCAGGGCCTGGTGGCCACCGTGGACCGCGCCACATGGGAACTGCCGGCCATCTTCAAGCTCGTTTCCGAACTCGGCAACGTGCCGCTGGCCGACCTGGAGCGCACCCTGAACCTGGGCGTGGGCATGGTGGCCATCGTCTCCCCCGAAGCCGCGGATGCCGCCGTCGCGCGTTTGAACGAACGCGGGCTGCCGTCCTGGGTGATGGGCACCGTCGCCGCGGACTCCGATGCCATCCTGAAGTCCGGCCCGGACTACGTCCAAGGCGCCAAGGGCGTGGACGGCGGCGCAGTCCGCATGGTCAACGCCTACGCGTAG
- a CDS encoding VOC family protein, giving the protein MPTVNTYPQGAPCWADVQTPDVQAAKKFYAEVLGWRFEDHPTPDGRSYAMAFIGDDVVATIAPQSPMQAPGAAAQWNVYLAAEDARSIAGEAIHAGGAVQFGPEKVGDTGVMVFLDPPGGGTTGVWQAGTHRGSGRYNVPGALSWAELLTPEPQAAIGFFQHLFGHEVTEYLQEDGGTYSTLMVDGAEVAGVAHDDGPAGWQVYFGVADVPAAVGKAVAAGAEVLIAPEPADDESPGATATLKDPQGGVFSLLEV; this is encoded by the coding sequence ATGCCAACTGTGAACACCTACCCGCAGGGTGCCCCGTGCTGGGCTGACGTTCAGACGCCGGACGTCCAGGCTGCCAAGAAGTTCTATGCAGAGGTGTTGGGGTGGCGCTTCGAGGACCACCCGACTCCGGACGGCCGCAGCTACGCGATGGCTTTCATCGGCGACGACGTGGTGGCCACCATCGCACCGCAGAGCCCCATGCAGGCGCCGGGTGCAGCTGCCCAATGGAACGTCTACCTGGCCGCGGAGGACGCCCGCAGCATAGCCGGCGAGGCAATCCACGCCGGCGGTGCCGTGCAGTTCGGCCCCGAAAAGGTGGGGGACACCGGCGTCATGGTCTTCCTTGACCCGCCGGGCGGCGGCACTACCGGCGTGTGGCAGGCCGGAACGCACCGTGGCTCAGGACGGTATAACGTGCCCGGCGCACTGTCTTGGGCCGAGCTGCTCACTCCTGAGCCCCAGGCTGCCATCGGATTCTTCCAGCATCTTTTCGGGCATGAGGTCACGGAGTACCTGCAGGAGGACGGCGGTACCTACAGCACGCTGATGGTTGACGGTGCCGAGGTTGCCGGGGTGGCGCACGACGACGGCCCTGCTGGCTGGCAGGTTTACTTCGGCGTGGCGGATGTCCCGGCAGCGGTGGGCAAGGCCGTTGCGGCGGGCGCGGAAGTCCTGATCGCGCCGGAACCGGCCGACGATGAGTCACCCGGAGCCACCGCAACCCTGAAGGACCCGCAGGGAGGCGTCTTCAGCCTGCTGGAAGTCTAA
- a CDS encoding DUF3073 domain-containing protein: MGRGRQKAKATKQARDIKYYSPNTDYSALQRELTGPGSRVTSHYANEPVEPDYSAYVDKYADDLEDDDDEVDNRRIG, from the coding sequence ATGGGGCGCGGCCGTCAAAAGGCAAAAGCTACCAAGCAGGCTCGGGATATCAAGTACTACTCCCCGAACACTGACTACTCGGCACTTCAGCGTGAGCTGACGGGCCCAGGCAGTCGTGTGACGAGCCATTACGCCAATGAGCCGGTGGAACCGGACTATTCGGCTTATGTGGATAAGTATGCGGATGATTTGGAAGATGATGACGACGAGGTAGACAACCGTCGCATCGGCTAG